A window of Ictidomys tridecemlineatus isolate mIctTri1 chromosome 15, mIctTri1.hap1, whole genome shotgun sequence contains these coding sequences:
- the Nudt19 gene encoding acyl-coenzyme A diphosphatase NUDT19 — MQGSKPVQELPPAPGPELQTRAPQPTMSGPLRPGSSVWRRAATVVLAAGWTGPGAAARSLPPPPSEGFRLLLLQRSPNQGFMPGAHVFPGGVLDAADRSADWLHFFTEHQGQPRFGLGPAPPRRASFPVLPDAAEGRAGALPDDVATRICAIRETFEEAGVLLLRPRGSLQGSEPPDPAREPGFALAPPQDLDAWRARVRRDPRHFLRLCAHLDCTPDIWALHDWSGWLTPFGRGGSRRFDTAFFLCCLREPPPVYPDLSEVVGCQWSSPSEATKSFISKEIWLAPPQFYEVRRLENFASLSDLHKFCLDRALEEVERWLPITYLTADGMLQLLPGDELYLEDSDYVEKSLSTEKTTKEIMKEGKKFHRIVIHNRHLYEVHVTVQSKCKHVYPKNYIISKSHL, encoded by the exons ATGCAAGGCTCCAAACCTGTCCAGGAGCTCCCGCCCGCGCCAGGACCCGAGTTGCAAACCCGCGCGCCGCAGCCCACCATGAGCGGCCCCTTGCGGCCGGGCTCTAGCGTCTGGCGGCGGGCGGCCACGGTAGTGCTGGCTGCCGGCTGGACGGGCCCGGGCGCCGCCGCCCGGTCACTGCCCCCGCCGCCCTCCGAAGGCTtccggctgctgctgctgcagcgcTCCCCGAACCAAGGCTTTATGCCCGGTGCGCACGTCTTCCCGGGCGGCGTGCTGGACGCGGCAGATCGCTCTGCGGACTGGCTGCACTTCTTCACCGAGCACCAAGGGCAGCCACGCTTCGGCCTGGGCCCAGCGCCGCCCCGGAGAGCCTCTTTCCCCGTGCTGCCCGACGCCGCCGAAGGACGCGCCGGGGCACTGCCAGATGACGTTGCCACGCGCATCTGCGCCATCCGCGAGACCTTCGAGGAGGCGGGGGTGCTGCTGCTGCGGCCCAGGGGCTCCCTGCAGGGCTCCGAGCCCCCAGATCCCGCTCGGGAGCCCGGCTTTGCCCTGGCCCCGCCGCAGGACCTGGATGCCTGGCGCGCGCGCGTCCGCCGCGACCCGCGCCACTTCCTGCGCCTGTGCGCGCACCTGGACTGCACTCCCGACATCTGGGCGCTGCATGACTGGAGCGGCTGGCTCACGCCTTTCGGGCGCGGTGGCAGTCGGCGCTTCGATACGGCATTCTTCCTGTGCTGCCTGCGCGAACCGCCGCCGGTCTATCCCGACCTGTCGGAGGTGGTGGGCTGCCAG TGGTCATCTCCATCAGAGGCAACTAAAAGTTTCATATCAAAAGAAATTTGGCTGGCGCCCCCACAGTTCTACGAAGTAAGACGACTTGAAAACTTTGCCTCTCTGTCTGACCTGCATAAATTTTGTTTGGATCGTGCCTTAGAAGAGGTTGAACGGTGGCTGCCGATTACATATTTAACTGCCGATGGGATGCTCCAGCTTTTACCTG gaGATGAGCTGTACCTAGAAGATTCAGACTATGTAGAAAAGTCTTTGTCTACTGAAAAAACAACTAAAGAAATCATGAAGGAAGGCAAGAAATTTCACCGAATAGTGATACACAATCGCCATCTTTATGAGGTCCATGTGACTGTTCAGTCAAAGTGTAAACATGTTTATCCTAAGAACTACATAATAAGTAAGAGCCATTTGTAG